One window of Azospirillaceae bacterium genomic DNA carries:
- a CDS encoding rhodanese-like domain-containing protein, translated as MTASPPFRTTSPGIRTAKAATVRQHLRQGRETAFLDVRDAIEYAEGHAFGSVSVPLPALERKIAALVPRLDAPIVLLGDTAGRDKRAAQALAQLGYRDITILSGGLTAWSAAGGEVFWGTNVACKAFGAWVADVRSTPLITAPDLKARIDAGDDLVVIDVGPATEAGPLSIPGAVKVAAAEILYRLADLAPSPRTTIVTASGGHARSIIMAQLLIDAGVPNPVAALQHGIIGWSLAGHPLAEARTQPPVSSAAVAAAQTQARRLADKAGVVTIDRTTLEQWRRDDGRTLYEFDVRGGEEHRAGLIPGFRPLPSDRLLPLVDQQVGVAGARLVLADLDGVRALVTAAGLRQMGWQDVVVLGTEHAHALGPLQAGTPDGAANGTPAPAKGPTAPPPAEAVAAYSAWEQQVIAQLRRDGLTRYRAL; from the coding sequence GGGAGACCGCCTTCCTGGATGTCCGCGACGCCATCGAGTACGCCGAGGGCCACGCCTTCGGCAGCGTCTCCGTCCCCCTGCCGGCGCTTGAGCGCAAGATCGCGGCGCTGGTTCCCCGGCTTGACGCCCCCATCGTGCTGCTGGGCGACACGGCCGGCCGCGACAAGCGCGCGGCCCAGGCCTTGGCCCAACTGGGGTATCGCGACATCACCATCCTGTCCGGCGGCCTGACGGCCTGGAGTGCGGCCGGCGGCGAGGTGTTCTGGGGCACCAACGTGGCGTGCAAGGCCTTCGGCGCCTGGGTGGCGGATGTGCGCAGCACCCCCCTGATCACCGCCCCGGACCTGAAGGCCCGCATCGACGCCGGCGACGATTTGGTCGTCATCGACGTAGGACCGGCGACCGAGGCCGGCCCCTTGAGCATACCCGGTGCCGTCAAGGTGGCGGCGGCGGAGATCCTGTACCGGCTGGCCGACCTGGCGCCGTCGCCGCGCACCACCATCGTCACCGCCAGCGGCGGCCACGCGCGCAGCATCATCATGGCGCAGTTGCTGATCGACGCCGGCGTGCCCAACCCGGTGGCGGCCCTGCAGCACGGCATCATCGGCTGGAGCCTGGCGGGCCACCCGCTGGCCGAGGCGCGGACCCAGCCGCCCGTGTCATCCGCCGCCGTGGCGGCCGCGCAAACCCAGGCGCGGCGGCTGGCGGACAAGGCCGGCGTCGTCACCATCGACCGGACGACGCTGGAACAATGGCGCCGGGACGATGGCCGCACCCTGTATGAATTCGACGTGCGCGGCGGGGAAGAACACCGCGCCGGCCTGATCCCCGGTTTCCGCCCCCTGCCCAGCGACCGGCTGTTGCCCCTGGTGGACCAGCAGGTGGGCGTGGCCGGCGCCCGGCTGGTGCTGGCCGACCTGGACGGCGTCCGCGCCCTGGTCACCGCCGCCGGCTTGCGGCAGATGGGATGGCAGGACGTGGTCGTGCTGGGCACCGAGCACGCCCACGCCCTGGGTCCCTTGCAGGCGGGCACGCCGGACGGCGCCGCGAACGGCACGCCGGCCCCCGCCAAGGGCCCCACCGCGCCACCGCCGGCCGAAGCCGTCGCCGCCTACAGCGCCTGGGAACAGCAGGTGATCGCCCAGCTGCGGCGGGACGGGCTGACGCGCTACCGGGCCCTGTGA